The window TCGATCTCTGGCTCAAGAAAGTCAGCAAGTGCCCCCGCGTGCGCAACTGGAAGCGCTGGGGCTGCAACAGTTACGCGCCCTGAGGGGCGCTCGCGGGGGGAATGACAATGGGTCGTCGCTTCAAGGACGTGCTGACGGGCTGGGCCGCCAGGGAAGCGGTGGCGGGCGACCGTCTGCCCTATGCGCAGCTTGTCGATGAAAGCGTTGTGCGCCTGCGCGATGGGTCGCTGGCGCTGGCGCTGATGGTGCCGGGCCTCGCGTTCGAGACCGCCGATACCGACGAACTCAACGCCCACGTGGCGACGCGCGAGGTGCTGCTGCGCTCCTCGCTCGATGCGCGCTTCGTGCTCTACCACCACGTCATCCGCCGCCGCGTCGAGGTCGAACTCGACGGCCACTTCGAGGACCCGCTCGCCGCGCATATCGACGCACGCTGGCGTGAGCGGACGCGCTCGGGGGATCTGTTCGTCAACGACCAGTTCATTACCCTGGTGCGCCGTCCCGCACGCGGCAAGGCGGGCTGGGCCGATCGTCTCTCGCGCAGCTTGCGGGGCAACACGAGCGAGGATGGCACCGGTATCGACCCCGCCGACGTGCGCGCGCTGCGTGCCGCTGCCACCGCGATGGTGGCCTCGCTCGGCGCCTACGGTGCGCGACTTCTGGGCGACTACGAAGGGACCACGGGGACCTGCTCGGAAGTCCTTGAACTGCTGAGCGCGCTCTACAACGGTGAGATGCGGCCCGTGCGTCGTCCGGCTGCGGGCACCGACATCGGCCACATGCTGCCCTATCGCCGCATCAACTTCGGGCTCGATGCACTGGAGCTGCGCGGGGCCGATGGCCGGCCTGCCTTCGGCGCCATGGTCAGCCTGAAGGAATACCCCGATGCGACTTCGCCCGGGCTGACCGACGCGCTGCTGCGCCTGCCCGCCGAGATGGTGCTGACCGAAACCTACGCTCCGTGTGATCGCCAGATCGCGCGCGAGCGCATCGATCTTGCCATTCGTCGCCTGCGTTCGGCTGACGAGGAAGCCATGGCCGAGCGGTCCGAAATGGTGTCCGCGCGCGACGCCCTGGGCACTGGCGCGGTCGGCTTTGGCGACCATCACCTCTCGGTGCTGGTGCGCGCCGACACGCTCGATGAACTCGACATGGTGAGCGCGGCCTGCGCCGCCTCGCTCGCCGATGCGGGCGCGGTTGCGGTGCGCGAGGACGCGAACCTGGAGCCCGCCTTCTGGGGGCAGTTCCCCGGGAACGAGGAATTCCTGGTGCGCCGCGCGCTCATTTCCAGTGCAAACATGGCGTGTTTCGGCTCGCTCCACGGCTTCTCGCTGGGCCAGGCGAGCGGCAACCACTGGGGCGAGGCAGTGACGCTGCTCGCGACCACCAGCTCGACCCCGTTCTTCTTCAACTTCCACCAGGGTGATCTTGGTAACTTCACCGTCATCGGGCCGTCGGGTTCGGGCAAGACGGTGGTCATGAACTTCCTTGCCGCGCAGGCGCAGAAGTTCGCGCCCCGCACGATCCTCTTCGACAAGGACCGCGGCGCCGAGGTTTTCCTGCGCGGCATCGGCGGCACCTACAGCCGCATCGCGGCGGGCCACCCGACCGGCTTCAATCCGCTCGCGCTGTCCGATACCGACGCCAACCGCGCGTTCCTGCGCGACTGGCTGGGCGTCCTGCTCGAGGCCAAGGGTGCCGAAGAGATGGCGA is drawn from Novosphingobium decolorationis and contains these coding sequences:
- a CDS encoding VirB4 family type IV secretion/conjugal transfer ATPase; protein product: MGRRFKDVLTGWAAREAVAGDRLPYAQLVDESVVRLRDGSLALALMVPGLAFETADTDELNAHVATREVLLRSSLDARFVLYHHVIRRRVEVELDGHFEDPLAAHIDARWRERTRSGDLFVNDQFITLVRRPARGKAGWADRLSRSLRGNTSEDGTGIDPADVRALRAAATAMVASLGAYGARLLGDYEGTTGTCSEVLELLSALYNGEMRPVRRPAAGTDIGHMLPYRRINFGLDALELRGADGRPAFGAMVSLKEYPDATSPGLTDALLRLPAEMVLTETYAPCDRQIARERIDLAIRRLRSADEEAMAERSEMVSARDALGTGAVGFGDHHLSVLVRADTLDELDMVSAACAASLADAGAVAVREDANLEPAFWGQFPGNEEFLVRRALISSANMACFGSLHGFSLGQASGNHWGEAVTLLATTSSTPFFFNFHQGDLGNFTVIGPSGSGKTVVMNFLAAQAQKFAPRTILFDKDRGAEVFLRGIGGTYSRIAAGHPTGFNPLALSDTDANRAFLRDWLGVLLEAKGAEEMATIASAVDAAYHNDASLRRLSHFRELLAGARRPEPGDLASRLDAWIAGGEHGWLFDNAEDRLDLDTRVLGFDMTALLESPRLRTPVMMYLFHRIDERLDGEPTMILIDEGWKALDDEVFAARIRDWLKTLRKRNALVGFATQSARDALDSRISTALVEQTATMLFMPNSRARPEDYCEGFGLSLHELEVIRTLPAHSRCFLIRQSDASVVVRLDLSGSPEVLTVLSGRESTVRKLDALRERYGDAPRAWYPALTGQPWPGDSGAAAADDALWIEAAE